The DNA sequence ATATGTTATTGACATATTAGTCACTGATCTAGATTTTATTACTGCGAGCTAATATTTTGCCAGTATTCAGGGCCTGTATTCATAAACGTTTTAAGTCTTAAACTAAGATTTTACTAcgctaaattttcattttggtttgGCAATTTCTTGTGATATATGTATAGGTTGCAACGAAGCTTTGCAGGAAGCTTTAGACTGTAGTTAATGATAACTCAGCACAATGACAGCTGTATGAATGTTCTATTGACAAAATAAGGCGCACTGAAGAGTTGCCGTTCCTAAGTGTCAGTTCAAGAATtccattaacctttagcttgctaaatttctaaaatatgctggtctatcattcaatttgggcagtaccatttattattcaaaggggtgttcattgaaaatttattgattaaatagcgaacactgcagaccattatcagcgtgcacggatgtgaaggctgatcttagtctgcactggtcgcaaaggcagaatcttctgccgccagcaggctaaaggttaatacgcACTAAGGATCCACACCGATCTTCAATACCGTTTCTTTCCGAAAATAGTTTACACTTCAGTGTGACGTTAAAGAAATTTTGTTGTCAGATCATTTTCCCAGAATTTGAATAACATAATAAAGATGTTTCTTCGTAGTGTTATTACAAGTCATGACGCTTGCAAATTTAATACATCAGGTTTTGAAAAGACCTGAACCCTTATATATTATGAAATTACGTTTGAAGTCTGAAACTTGGAAAAACGATATAAAGTTTCCCATATCTTTTTTGTAGCAAAAATGCACTGACAAAATTATGTTACGTTCGCCACTTGGTTTCAATATAATCTGTGTTAATTTAACATTGACAGagaaaaaatagcattttaaagTACCTTAATATCCGACTTGAAACGTTAATGAACACTGGTTCTGTCTTTGGCAAGACGTAGAAGTAATAAACATGACTGGTCATGCTGGACAAAATTTACAGTTAACGGCTAGGTCCATGTAAAACACGTATATTACTCTCCAGAACGATTGCCAATTTACTGCTATATGCATTGAATTCCAACaaaagggctgcataaaggggccataCGTTTGGACAATTCCGCGCCTTTAAAACTCACCGCTTTCAAAGAACTGTCGcatatctttgttttgatgcgtttgcttaaattttaaataacttaatTTAACGTAGTTTACAGCAATTGTTCATTTTTAGtcctttacaaatgacattcattttcaaaggatgGGGGTGGGTTGGGGTGAGGTGACTTTTTCAGAATAGTGTAAGTATTCAGTCATACGAGACAGTAGAGTACTACATAaattggacaggaagattttctgTAAAAGATGCTGttcgtttaccaaatatttctgtggaTTGGTGATATACTGCTTAACCCCAAGAACTATTGTTTAAAACCTTTGAAATCTATGTATACTGTACATTTACACTCGAGTAGACATGCCAGGGGGATGCaactttacataaaaaatattagtTAAAGTTATTGAGTATATTAAACAACAATACATCATATCATTAAACATACGTTTGTTTCAATAAgagtttcatttattatttatgatgGGTCTAAGATATCCACGCATACTAGGAAAAcaaattcttaaattaatttttctGATTTTGTTGTTCATTTGTGGAGTACAATTTACACGATATGACAGAAACAAATCAAGAGAAATAAGTGCGCAGAAAGATTTTGATCATCGTAGCGTACGGAAGGATTTAAACTCAAATAAATCATCTCGTAATATAAGGAAGTACATCAAACTAACCAAATTAgctaaatcaaatatacatcGTGCTTTCGGAGGACTAGACAGTAATGGTAGTCCTATAATAGACAGAAAATTCAAGTACGACCGTGCTAAACAATTGGATTACATACCTAGTGTGTTTGAAGCTGTAAATCATCACGAAGTaccatatatttcagaaaatattacGAAAATGTTCCTTGTATTGCCAAACATCAAATATGAAGAAAAAGTAGCAATTTTGACACCTGTACGTAACGCAGTACGCGCATTAAAGCGATTTGGTGAGCAAGTTGGGAAACTGACATATCCCCACGAATTGATGTCGTTGTATTTCGGGGAGGATGGAAGTATAGACAACACAATTGAAATAGCAAATATTACTGCGCATCAACTTGAAACACAACGGAAGTTTCACACGGCTGATGT is a window from the Mercenaria mercenaria strain notata chromosome 7, MADL_Memer_1, whole genome shotgun sequence genome containing:
- the LOC123555664 gene encoding uncharacterized protein LOC123555664 translates to MMGLRYPRILGKQILKLIFLILLFICGVQFTRYDRNKSREISAQKDFDHRSVRKDLNSNKSSRNIRKYIKLTKLAKSNIHRAFGGLDSNGSPIIDRKFKYDRAKQLDYIPSVFEAVNHHEVPYISENITKMFLVLPNIKYEEKVAILTPVRNAVRALKRFGEQVGKLTYPHELMSLYFGEDGSIDNTIEIANITAHQLETQRKFHTADVVRLNISGGFHGSDYVRHKPEVQRTRRAHMALARNRLLRFAQDQNKFDHILWIDSDVAELPADLVQQMLFTNSDVVATCCLTKTRGHKMKYDMNSWRETNNSINKLSKLEPDYLVLEGYRKSLRIYLPDLKSEGRVVPLDGVGGCALMVKAKCHRSGLQFPEVVYKHHIETEGLAKMARDMGYSVVGLPFVEVFHEV